One genomic segment of Gottschalkia acidurici 9a includes these proteins:
- a CDS encoding flagellar FlbD family protein, with the protein MIKLNRLNGEEFVVNNDLIETIEETPDTVITLITGKKIVVQESIEEVIEKAAIFKNKVFVYSKKEV; encoded by the coding sequence ATGATAAAATTAAATAGACTAAATGGAGAAGAATTTGTAGTTAATAATGATTTAATAGAAACTATAGAGGAAACTCCTGATACTGTAATTACTCTCATTACAGGGAAAAAGATTGTGGTACAAGAAAGTATAGAAGAAGTTATAGAAAAAGCTGCTATATTTAAAAACAAAGTGTTTGTGTACAGTAAAAAGGAGGTGTAG
- a CDS encoding flagellar basal body-associated FliL family protein, whose protein sequence is MSTKKIIIIGVFVLLAIVAIIFGAIFGLQMSKNSATSGMESAMINKDIFKYDVGEMYCNLSESRKLVKINITVETANEKFLEILENKNYIIRHEINEIIRSKKEDELSGSEGQKAIQKEILGRLNEVFNTKLISDVYFNDFIVQ, encoded by the coding sequence ATGAGCACAAAAAAAATAATAATAATAGGTGTCTTTGTACTATTAGCAATAGTAGCTATTATATTTGGAGCTATATTCGGGCTTCAGATGTCGAAAAATAGTGCAACGAGTGGTATGGAAAGTGCAATGATAAATAAAGATATATTTAAATATGATGTAGGAGAGATGTACTGCAATTTATCAGAAAGCAGAAAATTAGTAAAGATAAATATTACTGTAGAAACTGCTAATGAGAAGTTTCTTGAAATTTTAGAAAATAAAAATTACATAATACGTCATGAAATAAATGAAATTATTAGAAGTAAAAAAGAAGATGAGCTTTCAGGAAGCGAAGGACAGAAAGCTATTCAAAAAGAAATATTAGGAAGACTTAATGAGGTGTTTAACACTAAATTGATTTCAGATGTGTATTTTAATGATTTCATAGTACAGTAG
- the fliM gene encoding flagellar motor switch protein FliM, translated as MSQNEIDALLNALSTGEVDVQEIKEDTVEKRVKKYDFRNPQKIAKDQLRTLEIIHENFARLLQTFLSGYLRASVKVEVITVDQYAYSEFSNAISNPAFLSIVKFEPLSGQILLDISPNVAFTVIDRLLGGEGDSVSEIRNFTEIELILLKRMMVKVVDIVSEAWDNVIILTPSLEKIETNAQFAQIVPPSETISLITMNISVGEIEGLLNVCIPHLVIEPILNKLNTKLWFSTTKKGITEKDKEHLQKRIRNTYVPMVAELGSTTLTVRDLLDLQLGDVIKLKENVSDEISINVGSYKKFCGALGAQNRKVAVKITRAYKDGDELDG; from the coding sequence TTGTCTCAAAATGAAATAGATGCCCTACTCAATGCACTTAGTACTGGGGAAGTAGATGTTCAAGAAATTAAAGAGGATACCGTAGAGAAAAGAGTAAAGAAATATGATTTTAGAAATCCTCAAAAAATAGCTAAAGATCAATTAAGAACTTTAGAGATAATACATGAAAATTTCGCGAGACTTCTTCAGACTTTTTTATCAGGATATTTAAGGGCTTCCGTAAAAGTAGAAGTAATAACAGTAGATCAATATGCATATAGCGAATTTAGCAACGCGATATCAAACCCAGCCTTTTTATCTATAGTAAAGTTTGAACCTTTAAGTGGCCAGATACTTTTGGACATTTCACCAAATGTTGCTTTTACTGTAATAGATAGACTTCTTGGTGGTGAAGGAGACTCGGTTAGTGAAATAAGAAACTTTACTGAAATAGAATTAATACTTTTAAAAAGAATGATGGTAAAAGTGGTTGATATAGTATCTGAAGCATGGGATAATGTTATAATATTAACACCATCGCTTGAAAAAATAGAAACTAATGCTCAATTTGCACAAATAGTACCACCAAGTGAAACCATTAGCTTAATAACTATGAATATTAGTGTAGGTGAGATAGAGGGACTTTTAAATGTTTGTATACCTCACTTGGTAATAGAACCTATATTAAATAAACTTAATACAAAACTATGGTTCTCTACAACTAAAAAAGGAATAACTGAAAAAGATAAAGAACACTTGCAAAAAAGAATAAGAAACACATATGTACCAATGGTCGCTGAACTAGGTTCAACTACATTAACTGTGAGAGATTTACTAGACTTACAACTAGGAGATGTTATTAAACTGAAAGAGAATGTAAGTGATGAAATAAGTATAAATGTAGGATCATATAAAAAGTTTTGTGGAGCATTAGGTGCTCAGAATAGAAAAGTAGCAGTGAAAATTACTAGAGCATATAAGGATGGTGATGAGTTAGATGGCTGA
- the flhB gene encoding flagellar biosynthesis protein FlhB, whose protein sequence is MNFNYRINLQLFSGEKTEAPTPKKRSDAREKGQILQSKEISTAIVLILVFWGLRKFGHHMLNYLMGFTKSTYKNYLFDEGIFTAEGIKILFYKIIITTVIVVIPITIIALVTGLVITYMQVGFLFTTKTLEIKLSKLNPIEGFKRLFSKRSIVELIKSLIKIFIVGYVVYNYALKEIVNIINLPDSDIGSIVAYLGDTVVNLAFKAGTVLVVMAAFDYLYQWWDYEKNLKMSKQEVKEEHKQAEGDPKIKSKIKEKQRQMAMSRMMSEVPNADVIITNPTHYAVAIKYEKDLYQAPYVLAKGQDLIAQNIKKLAGENDVPIVENKILARALYSDVEIGHIIPEELYQSVAEILAYVYNLKN, encoded by the coding sequence GTGAACTTTAATTATAGAATAAACCTTCAATTATTTTCGGGAGAAAAAACTGAGGCACCAACACCAAAGAAAAGAAGTGATGCTAGAGAAAAGGGTCAGATCCTACAAAGTAAGGAGATAAGTACAGCGATAGTGCTTATACTGGTGTTTTGGGGACTAAGGAAATTTGGACACCATATGCTAAATTATTTAATGGGATTTACAAAGAGTACCTATAAGAATTACTTATTTGATGAAGGTATATTTACAGCAGAGGGCATTAAGATACTGTTTTATAAAATTATAATAACTACAGTAATAGTTGTAATACCAATAACTATCATAGCTTTAGTTACAGGGTTAGTAATAACATATATGCAAGTAGGCTTTTTATTTACAACTAAAACTCTTGAGATTAAATTAAGTAAACTAAATCCCATAGAAGGATTTAAAAGACTCTTTTCCAAAAGATCAATAGTAGAACTTATAAAATCTCTTATAAAAATATTTATAGTTGGATATGTAGTTTATAATTATGCTTTAAAAGAGATTGTAAATATAATTAATTTACCGGATTCTGACATAGGGAGTATAGTTGCATACTTAGGAGATACTGTCGTAAATTTAGCTTTTAAAGCAGGTACGGTGCTGGTTGTAATGGCAGCATTTGACTATCTGTATCAATGGTGGGATTATGAGAAAAATTTAAAGATGAGTAAGCAAGAAGTAAAAGAAGAGCATAAACAAGCTGAAGGGGATCCTAAAATAAAATCAAAAATAAAAGAGAAACAAAGACAGATGGCGATGAGTAGAATGATGTCTGAAGTTCCAAATGCAGACGTTATAATTACAAACCCGACTCATTATGCAGTAGCGATAAAATATGAAAAAGATTTGTATCAAGCACCATATGTTTTGGCTAAAGGACAAGATTTAATAGCTCAAAATATAAAAAAATTAGCCGGTGAAAATGATGTTCCTATTGTTGAGAATAAAATACTAGCAAGAGCTCTTTATAGTGATGTTGAGATTGGACATATTATTCCTGAAGAATTATATCAATCTGTAGCAGAAATACTCGCATACGTATACAATTTAAAAAACTAA
- the fliR gene encoding flagellar biosynthetic protein FliR, which produces MENLLDILLNQYQTLILLIVRVTGLFIISPIFSRINIPETYKIGFSVLLSFILLNTVEGPSTPLTDLLLIIACIKELITGFIIGFIAYLFFSVFFIIGQIIDIQIGFGMVSVLDPQSNVQIPITGNFYQIIATLIFLVVNGHHLLIEALVSSYDYIPMGKFVFSSDMVRQIVFILGKLFILGFKISSPILVVIILADVLLGILAKTMPQMNVFIVGMPLKIMVGIFLIIVTLPGFFIALQHIFNNMHEEIFNFLKAIQKG; this is translated from the coding sequence ATGGAAAATTTATTAGATATTTTGCTTAATCAATATCAGACTCTTATACTTTTGATAGTAAGAGTTACTGGACTTTTTATAATATCACCGATTTTTAGTAGGATTAATATACCTGAAACCTATAAAATAGGATTTAGCGTATTGTTATCTTTTATTTTATTAAATACAGTAGAAGGACCTAGTACACCTCTTACAGATCTACTATTAATAATAGCATGTATAAAAGAGCTTATAACAGGATTTATAATAGGATTTATAGCATACTTATTTTTTAGTGTATTTTTTATAATAGGTCAGATTATAGATATTCAAATAGGCTTTGGAATGGTTAGTGTACTAGATCCTCAAAGTAATGTGCAAATTCCTATAACAGGGAACTTTTATCAGATAATAGCTACATTAATATTTTTAGTTGTTAATGGCCATCATTTATTAATTGAGGCATTAGTAAGTTCATATGACTATATACCTATGGGAAAATTCGTATTTTCAAGTGATATGGTAAGACAAATTGTATTTATATTAGGAAAGTTATTTATACTGGGATTTAAAATTAGTAGTCCAATACTAGTAGTCATAATACTAGCAGATGTATTGTTAGGAATATTAGCTAAAACTATGCCACAGATGAATGTGTTTATAGTAGGGATGCCTTTAAAAATAATGGTAGGAATATTCTTAATAATAGTAACATTGCCTGGTTTTTTTATAGCTCTTCAGCATATATTTAACAATATGCATGAGGAGATTTTTAACTTTTTAAAGGCAATACAAAAAGGGTGA
- the flhA gene encoding flagellar biosynthesis protein FlhA codes for MKFGDVSVALAVIAVIIIIIIPIPSFMLDMLLSMNIALSILILLISMYTQNALQFSIFPSLLLLTTLLRLALNISSTRLILGTGDAGDVIRTFGEFVIQGNIFVGLVIFLIIVVINFMVITKGAERVAEVAARFTLDAMPGKQMAIDADLNSGLVTEEEAKKRRKEVQMQADFYGAMDGASKFVKGDAIAGIIITAINLTAGIGIGVISRGFDIGQAVNEYSLLTVGDGLVSQIPALLISTGTGLVVTRAASEANLGEDLLKQLFGNNPNLMFIVGGVLMILGIASPLPSVPYVMLSMIFLFTGFLMNNNKIKNEEDELELAEVTEVEEIKKPENVMSLLKVEDIELEFGYGIIPLADVNQGGDLLDRIVMIRRQIALELGMVVPMVRLRDNIQLNPNEYVIKIKGVEVSRTELLFDHFLAMNPGIANGDLGGIDTVEPAFGLPAKWITENEREKAEILGYTVVDPPSIIATHLTEIIKSNATNLLSRQDVKLLLDNVREEHPALVDEITPKELSLGEIQKVLSNLLKEQISIRDMVTILETLADYVHITRDTDMLTEYVRQSLNRYITKKYVENNLLKVITLDSELEQLIMSSLNQTESGSYINLEPNKIQQILHNTLSTVERLTSIGLQPIVLTAPILRIYFKQLTEQSLKELIVLSYNEIEPSVEVQSIGMVTL; via the coding sequence ATGAAATTTGGAGATGTCAGTGTTGCACTAGCTGTTATTGCAGTGATTATTATAATCATAATACCAATACCATCATTTATGTTAGATATGCTATTAAGTATGAATATAGCTTTATCAATATTGATACTACTAATATCTATGTACACTCAAAATGCACTTCAATTTTCTATATTCCCATCATTATTGCTATTAACTACATTACTTAGGTTAGCACTTAATATTTCGAGCACTAGGTTAATTCTAGGTACTGGAGATGCGGGAGACGTAATTAGAACCTTCGGGGAATTTGTAATACAAGGAAACATATTCGTAGGTCTTGTTATATTCCTTATAATAGTAGTTATTAACTTTATGGTAATCACTAAAGGTGCTGAAAGGGTTGCAGAGGTAGCAGCTAGATTTACATTAGATGCTATGCCAGGAAAGCAAATGGCAATAGATGCTGACCTAAACTCTGGACTCGTAACTGAAGAAGAAGCTAAAAAAAGAAGAAAAGAAGTGCAAATGCAAGCAGATTTTTATGGAGCTATGGATGGAGCAAGTAAGTTTGTAAAAGGAGATGCTATAGCAGGAATAATAATTACAGCAATAAATCTTACCGCAGGTATAGGTATAGGAGTCATAAGTAGAGGGTTTGATATAGGACAAGCTGTAAATGAATACTCTTTACTAACTGTTGGAGATGGTCTTGTAAGTCAAATTCCTGCATTGTTAATTTCTACAGGAACAGGACTTGTAGTAACAAGAGCAGCATCAGAAGCTAACTTAGGAGAAGATCTACTAAAGCAATTGTTTGGAAATAATCCTAATCTGATGTTTATAGTAGGTGGGGTTCTTATGATTCTTGGAATAGCTAGTCCACTTCCATCAGTACCTTATGTTATGCTATCTATGATATTTTTATTTACAGGATTCTTAATGAATAATAATAAAATTAAAAATGAAGAAGATGAACTAGAGTTAGCAGAAGTTACAGAAGTAGAGGAAATAAAGAAACCAGAGAATGTAATGTCGCTTTTAAAAGTAGAAGATATAGAACTTGAATTTGGATATGGAATAATTCCTTTAGCAGATGTTAATCAAGGAGGAGATTTATTAGACCGAATAGTAATGATTAGAAGGCAAATAGCATTAGAACTCGGCATGGTCGTACCGATGGTTAGACTCAGAGATAACATTCAGCTTAATCCAAATGAATACGTTATAAAAATAAAAGGAGTAGAGGTATCTAGAACAGAGCTTCTTTTTGATCATTTTCTTGCTATGAACCCTGGGATAGCAAATGGAGATTTAGGAGGTATAGATACAGTTGAACCAGCTTTCGGACTACCAGCTAAATGGATAACTGAGAATGAAAGAGAAAAGGCTGAAATACTGGGCTATACAGTAGTAGATCCTCCATCTATAATAGCTACTCACTTAACTGAAATTATAAAAAGCAATGCAACTAACCTCTTAAGTAGACAGGATGTTAAGCTATTATTAGATAACGTAAGAGAAGAACATCCAGCTCTAGTAGATGAAATTACGCCAAAAGAGCTTTCACTAGGAGAAATACAGAAAGTTTTATCAAACTTGTTAAAGGAGCAAATATCAATAAGAGATATGGTAACTATATTAGAGACGCTTGCAGATTATGTTCATATTACTAGAGATACAGATATGCTGACAGAATATGTTAGACAAAGTTTAAATAGATATATAACAAAAAAATATGTAGAAAACAATTTACTTAAAGTTATTACACTAGATAGTGAACTAGAGCAACTTATTATGAGTTCACTAAATCAAACTGAAAGTGGATCTTATATAAATTTAGAGCCAAATAAGATACAGCAAATACTTCACAATACTTTATCTACTGTAGAAAGACTTACTTCTATAGGATTACAACCAATAGTACTAACAGCACCAATATTAAGAATTTACTTCAAACAACTAACAGAACAGTCTTTAAAAGAACTAATAGTACTATCATATAATGAAATTGAACCTAGCGTTGAAGTTCAATCAATAGGGATGGTGACATTATGA
- a CDS encoding flagellar biosynthetic protein FliO, with product MFKLNKKITLLAINLVSVLLSGYTYAYNEGGKTSYFSYFLSMILFLAIFIGIILLALYSTKFIAKKTNNLSRSNNMQVLDFINIGANTKIVIIKIYDNVYILSMGNNYTTFIDKLKEDDLGEDFQSILNKSLYQNNNNQDFKQHMDKFKKIISEKIKGSPNDKE from the coding sequence ATGTTTAAATTAAACAAAAAAATTACTTTATTAGCTATAAATTTAGTTTCAGTATTACTTAGTGGTTATACGTATGCGTATAACGAAGGAGGGAAAACAAGCTACTTTTCTTACTTTCTGAGTATGATATTATTTTTAGCGATTTTTATAGGCATAATATTACTCGCACTTTATTCAACTAAGTTTATAGCTAAAAAGACAAATAATTTAAGTAGAAGCAATAATATGCAAGTGCTGGATTTCATCAACATAGGTGCAAATACAAAAATAGTAATTATTAAAATATACGATAATGTATATATTTTATCGATGGGTAATAACTATACAACCTTTATAGATAAACTAAAAGAAGATGATTTAGGAGAAGATTTTCAATCAATACTGAATAAGAGCTTATATCAAAATAATAATAATCAAGATTTTAAACAACACATGGATAAATTTAAAAAAATAATATCAGAAAAAATAAAAGGTAGCCCAAATGATAAGGAATGA
- a CDS encoding motility protein A, with amino-acid sequence MDIGTLIGFLAGIGFMIYGIISSGSTLGEYIHTPSMIIVLGGTLASTIMSYPLSKMKNILAITKNAFLNKDLSPIKIIEQLTSLANVARREGLLALEEAGQKAEDTFLKKGIMLIVDGTDPELVRNILETELNFVEERHSDGRGLFEMIAAYGPAFGMIGTLIGLINMLGQLDDPSTLGPSMAVALITTLYGSAIANVFASPLAAKLKFKSREEVLIKEIVVEGLLSIQAGENPRIIEEKLKTFLPPELREKFQNSSEGAEA; translated from the coding sequence ATGGATATAGGAACACTCATTGGATTTTTAGCAGGAATTGGGTTTATGATATATGGGATAATTTCATCAGGGAGTACTCTAGGGGAATACATACATACTCCATCTATGATTATAGTTTTAGGAGGGACATTAGCTTCAACAATTATGTCATACCCTCTAAGTAAGATGAAAAATATATTAGCTATAACTAAAAATGCTTTTTTAAATAAAGACCTATCTCCTATAAAAATTATAGAGCAACTTACATCACTAGCAAATGTAGCCAGAAGAGAAGGACTTTTAGCATTAGAAGAAGCAGGACAAAAAGCAGAAGATACGTTTTTGAAAAAAGGTATAATGCTAATAGTAGATGGTACAGATCCTGAGTTAGTTAGAAATATACTGGAAACAGAATTAAACTTTGTGGAAGAAAGACACTCTGATGGTAGGGGACTATTTGAAATGATAGCTGCATATGGTCCTGCATTTGGTATGATAGGTACTCTTATCGGACTTATTAATATGCTTGGACAGCTAGACGATCCAAGTACTCTTGGTCCTAGTATGGCTGTTGCACTTATAACTACTCTTTACGGTTCAGCTATAGCAAATGTATTTGCTAGCCCTTTAGCAGCAAAGCTTAAGTTTAAAAGCAGGGAAGAAGTATTGATAAAAGAGATAGTAGTAGAAGGCCTTCTATCTATTCAAGCGGGGGAAAACCCTAGAATAATAGAAGAAAAGCTAAAAACATTTTTACCGCCTGAACTTAGAGAGAAATTCCAAAATTCTAGCGAAGGAGCGGAAGCTTAA
- the fliQ gene encoding flagellar biosynthesis protein FliQ: MTEGDVLNIAQQAMTTILMVSAPLLGIGLMVGLAVSIFQATTQIQEATLAFVPKIVAVLITFLILGPWMLRVVMDFSINLFTSINNYL, from the coding sequence ATGACTGAAGGAGATGTTTTGAATATAGCACAACAAGCTATGACTACTATACTAATGGTTTCAGCTCCTTTACTTGGCATAGGATTAATGGTAGGTTTAGCAGTAAGTATATTTCAGGCTACAACACAAATACAAGAGGCAACTCTTGCATTCGTTCCTAAAATAGTTGCAGTTTTGATAACTTTTTTAATCCTAGGACCATGGATGTTAAGAGTTGTAATGGATTTTTCAATAAATCTTTTTACTAGTATAAATAATTATCTTTAA
- a CDS encoding response regulator produces MSNKILLVDDAAFMRMMIKDILTKNGFEVVGEAENGAKAIEKYKELTPSLVIMDITMPEVDGIQAVKSIKEIDPDAKIIMCSAMGQQAMVIEAIQAGAKDFIVKPFQADRVIEAVKKVLG; encoded by the coding sequence ATGTCAAATAAAATTTTATTAGTTGATGATGCTGCTTTTATGAGAATGATGATTAAGGATATATTAACGAAAAATGGATTTGAGGTAGTTGGAGAAGCTGAAAATGGAGCAAAAGCTATAGAAAAATATAAGGAGTTAACACCTTCACTAGTTATAATGGACATAACTATGCCTGAGGTAGATGGAATACAAGCTGTAAAGTCAATAAAAGAAATAGATCCTGATGCAAAAATAATAATGTGCTCAGCTATGGGTCAGCAGGCCATGGTAATAGAGGCCATCCAAGCAGGTGCAAAAGATTTTATTGTAAAGCCTTTTCAAGCTGACAGAGTAATAGAAGCGGTTAAAAAAGTTTTAGGTTAG
- the fliP gene encoding flagellar type III secretion system pore protein FliP (The bacterial flagellar biogenesis protein FliP forms a type III secretion system (T3SS)-type pore required for flagellar assembly.): MKRKINISITITLLLLILIQSIGHAETNIPILGKNISITDTSNPEEYVSSIKLLILFTILTLAPSILIMMTSFTRILIVLSFVRNALGTQQIPQNQILIGLALFLTFFIMAPVATQINEQAIQPYVKEEINQEQMIEKTMEPIRTFMFKQTKEKDMGLFLKIAKIDKVDKIEEIPTKVLIPSFIISEIKTAFQIGFVIFVPFLVIDMVVASTLMSMGMMMLPPAMISLPFKLLLFIMVDGWNLIIGQLVNSFN, encoded by the coding sequence ATGAAAAGAAAGATTAATATATCCATTACTATAACTCTGCTTTTATTAATTTTAATTCAAAGCATAGGACATGCAGAGACCAATATACCAATACTAGGTAAAAATATAAGTATAACAGATACTAGTAATCCAGAAGAATACGTTTCTAGTATAAAGCTTTTGATACTATTTACTATACTGACTCTAGCACCATCAATTCTTATTATGATGACTAGTTTTACTAGAATATTAATAGTACTTTCTTTTGTAAGAAACGCATTAGGTACTCAACAAATACCACAAAATCAAATTTTAATTGGGCTAGCTTTATTCTTAACTTTTTTCATAATGGCTCCTGTAGCAACTCAAATAAATGAACAAGCTATACAGCCTTATGTAAAAGAAGAAATAAATCAAGAACAAATGATAGAAAAGACTATGGAACCTATAAGAACATTTATGTTTAAACAGACTAAAGAGAAAGATATGGGTCTATTTTTAAAAATAGCAAAGATAGATAAAGTAGACAAGATAGAAGAAATCCCTACAAAGGTTCTTATACCTTCATTTATAATAAGTGAAATAAAAACAGCCTTTCAAATAGGATTTGTAATATTTGTTCCATTTTTAGTTATAGATATGGTCGTAGCAAGTACTCTTATGTCCATGGGGATGATGATGCTACCACCTGCTATGATATCACTACCTTTTAAGTTACTATTATTTATAATGGTAGATGGATGGAATTTAATAATTGGACAACTTGTCAATAGTTTCAATTAA
- the fliY gene encoding flagellar motor switch phosphatase FliY, producing the protein MADSLLNQDEIDALLGNAPNNSEAENSEQKLLSEVEKDTLGEIGNISMGTSATTLFTLLGHKVTITTPKVSITNIQELSEYYPIPFVAINVKYTKGLEGLNLLILKVSDVKIIADLMMGGDGKNVEGDLTEIDLSAIGEAMNQMVGSSSTSLSEMIGKTIDIDPPQSYKIDFQEDKLDVFDSDDKIVKISFKMVVGDLIDSEIMQLIPLSFAKEMVKKLIGGEAESSPEPEVVEEEVAVAQQPVEQPTYTQPIQHQQPIQQPTYTQPVQQQSVRQEPVTVKKLEFQQFDNISSKSYDESIDIIQEIPVEITVQLGKTMRKIGEILEYGPGTIIELDKLLGEPLEVYANGKYIAKGEVVVIEDNFGIRITEIVSPAKRINQR; encoded by the coding sequence ATGGCTGATAGCTTACTTAATCAAGACGAAATAGATGCATTATTAGGGAATGCTCCTAATAATTCAGAAGCAGAGAACAGTGAACAGAAATTATTAAGTGAAGTTGAAAAAGATACCCTTGGAGAAATTGGAAATATAAGTATGGGCACTTCGGCTACTACTTTATTTACATTATTAGGTCATAAAGTTACGATTACTACACCAAAAGTATCAATAACGAATATACAGGAACTATCAGAGTATTATCCTATACCGTTTGTAGCTATAAATGTTAAATATACAAAGGGACTTGAAGGCTTAAATCTTTTAATATTAAAAGTTTCTGATGTTAAGATAATAGCGGATTTAATGATGGGTGGAGACGGTAAAAATGTAGAAGGTGATTTAACTGAAATAGATTTAAGTGCCATAGGTGAGGCTATGAACCAAATGGTAGGATCGTCAAGCACTTCTTTATCTGAAATGATAGGAAAAACTATAGATATAGATCCACCTCAGTCTTACAAAATTGATTTTCAAGAGGATAAACTAGATGTATTTGATTCAGACGATAAAATTGTTAAAATCTCCTTTAAAATGGTAGTAGGTGATTTAATAGATAGTGAGATCATGCAACTTATCCCTTTAAGCTTTGCAAAGGAAATGGTAAAGAAATTAATTGGAGGAGAAGCAGAATCAAGTCCAGAGCCTGAAGTTGTAGAAGAAGAGGTAGCAGTGGCACAACAACCGGTAGAACAACCGACCTATACACAGCCTATTCAACATCAACAACCAATACAGCAACCAACCTACACACAACCTGTTCAGCAACAAAGTGTAAGGCAAGAACCAGTAACTGTTAAAAAATTAGAATTTCAACAGTTTGATAATATCAGCTCTAAATCTTATGATGAAAGCATAGATATTATTCAAGAAATACCTGTGGAGATAACTGTACAGCTTGGAAAAACTATGAGAAAAATTGGCGAGATACTAGAATATGGTCCAGGGACAATCATAGAATTAGATAAGCTTTTAGGAGAACCACTAGAAGTATATGCAAATGGCAAGTATATAGCTAAGGGAGAAGTTGTTGTAATTGAAGACAATTTCGGAATTAGGATAACAGAAATAGTTAGTCCAGCTAAAAGAATTAATCAGAGATAG
- a CDS encoding OmpA/MotB family protein, producing MSRKKREEDGGIKGDAWLATYADLVTLLLCFFVLLFAFSNLDAQKFQAFISSFQGGAGILPGGNVMIDPPIQGELPEEEIEEIKDLSMMKKLIDEYSKGEGMESEIETKIEERGLLIRSLDNVFFDSGAADVKDEAKGMLNFISELLNNEEFKERQVKIEGHTDSDPIKNINNKYPTNWELSAIRATNVLRYLVEVQGIEGSRISTSGYGDKRPVVSNDTFENKAKNRRVDIIILKSSYSETEPN from the coding sequence ATGTCAAGAAAAAAGAGAGAAGAAGATGGTGGTATTAAAGGAGATGCTTGGCTTGCTACCTATGCGGATTTAGTAACGCTTCTTTTATGTTTCTTTGTACTATTATTTGCATTTTCAAATCTAGATGCACAAAAGTTTCAAGCATTTATTAGTTCATTCCAGGGTGGTGCAGGAATTTTACCTGGAGGAAATGTAATGATTGATCCTCCTATTCAAGGAGAGCTTCCAGAGGAAGAAATTGAAGAAATCAAAGATTTGTCTATGATGAAAAAATTAATAGATGAATATAGTAAAGGCGAAGGTATGGAGTCTGAAATAGAAACAAAAATAGAAGAAAGGGGTCTATTAATAAGATCTTTAGACAATGTATTCTTTGACTCAGGAGCAGCTGATGTAAAAGACGAAGCTAAAGGAATGCTAAATTTTATCTCTGAGCTACTAAATAATGAAGAGTTTAAGGAAAGACAAGTAAAAATAGAAGGGCATACAGACTCAGATCCAATAAAAAATATTAATAATAAATATCCAACTAACTGGGAACTTTCAGCTATTAGAGCAACTAATGTATTAAGATATCTAGTTGAAGTACAAGGAATAGAAGGAAGCAGGATATCTACATCTGGATATGGTGATAAAAGACCAGTTGTATCTAATGATACTTTTGAGAATAAAGCAAAAAACAGAAGAGTAGATATAATAATATTAAAATCATCTTATAGTGAAACAGAACCTAACTAA